Proteins from one Gimesia maris genomic window:
- a CDS encoding DUF1570 domain-containing protein: MAWRDLNIPDSQLSRRFLLRTMIFCLSLSCLSDGNLVSAQKPGQTEKTAPPLYEFTFTDDQKREQTIEAAQILQAQDGGVVMLTRDGRLLTATPEQLKSKRSLDREFTPLETGELEKQLKEEFGDDFTVTQTKHFTICSQAGKRYSQWCGYLFERLYMVLHNYWDDKAHPLHEPEVPLIAVIFKDRANFEQYASQILGDGAAATHGFYSIQSNRMVLYDLTAAPNERPAYTDADILFKLRKSPFNVATVIHECTHQIAFNVGLHTRFADNPLWLTEGMATFFETPDLKSKTGWRTVGKPNPWRLRQFQDYARSRRPADSLQTLISSDQRFQDAETILDTYAEAWAFSYFLVKTRRRQYEEYLRLIAARQPLIWSTPAERIKDFQSVFGEDLNQLDQQFIRYMRQISR; this comes from the coding sequence ATGGCCTGGAGAGATTTAAACATTCCCGATTCACAGTTAAGTCGAAGATTTCTCCTGCGCACGATGATCTTCTGCCTTAGTCTAAGCTGCCTTTCTGATGGCAACCTGGTTTCTGCCCAGAAACCCGGCCAAACAGAAAAAACAGCCCCGCCTCTGTATGAATTCACGTTTACTGACGATCAGAAACGGGAACAGACGATCGAAGCTGCCCAGATTCTGCAGGCGCAGGATGGGGGTGTGGTGATGTTGACCCGCGACGGCCGACTGTTGACGGCGACGCCCGAACAACTCAAAAGTAAACGCTCTCTGGACCGCGAGTTCACCCCCCTGGAAACCGGTGAACTGGAAAAGCAGCTCAAGGAAGAATTCGGCGATGATTTCACCGTCACGCAGACCAAACATTTTACGATCTGCAGCCAGGCGGGCAAACGTTATTCGCAGTGGTGCGGCTATCTGTTCGAACGTCTTTATATGGTCCTGCATAATTACTGGGATGACAAAGCACATCCACTGCATGAGCCGGAAGTGCCTTTAATCGCGGTCATCTTCAAGGATCGCGCGAACTTCGAACAGTACGCGAGCCAGATCCTGGGTGACGGTGCGGCTGCCACGCACGGCTTTTATTCAATTCAATCCAACCGGATGGTACTCTACGATCTGACCGCGGCCCCGAATGAGCGCCCAGCCTACACCGACGCCGACATTCTGTTCAAACTGCGAAAGTCGCCGTTCAATGTCGCCACCGTCATCCATGAATGCACACACCAGATCGCCTTTAATGTGGGTCTGCACACCCGCTTCGCCGACAACCCGCTCTGGCTGACCGAAGGCATGGCGACGTTTTTTGAAACCCCCGATCTCAAAAGCAAGACCGGCTGGCGCACCGTCGGCAAACCGAATCCCTGGCGACTGAGGCAGTTTCAGGATTACGCGCGTTCCCGCAGACCCGCCGACTCGCTGCAGACGCTGATTTCCTCGGACCAGCGGTTTCAGGATGCCGAGACCATCCTCGATACCTATGCGGAAGCGTGGGCCTTCTCTTACTTCCTGGTCAAAACCAGACGTCGGCAGTATGAAGAGTATCTGCGGCTGATCGCGGCCCGGCAGCCTTTAATCTGGTCCACTCCCGCAGAACGCATCAAAGACTTTCAGTCGGTCTTTGGGGAGGACCTGAACCAGCTCGATCAGCAATTTATCAGATACATGCGACAAATCAGCCGCTAA